A single window of Dermacentor albipictus isolate Rhodes 1998 colony chromosome 1, USDA_Dalb.pri_finalv2, whole genome shotgun sequence DNA harbors:
- the LOC135904352 gene encoding neprilysin-11-like — MPSSRVLVRQSRRRYRCSWPHCLLCLCSICVLVTIIVLAAQSIYVYPSCEDPSCWDFTTSLYRSLNYTASPCDNFYHFVCDGWKSSHGPNEFVFSELQAMVAHAAVNSLLRVGHAPSLRQTAVQKAAVMFKTCVQVLMNRVDNTESLKSFLRSLDLLAPRPETLDVLDVIVGLALDWNIPVFLQMSVEHDTALDGMQTLYFSRSRHLMDWFLRRSRMDGWALYNYVVSCSQLVDYQFNPEALIFYENYIMSSLGTLTETAHVTQTVKLAELENYTPGILSSEWLDVINRHLPEAALLKGSDTIRIADVGYFRVVSETILDDRRRRNGHLLLYVAWFVIQFLGPFASLSLVTPSFASLKDARNYIFFRCFEELNHLMPYAFGAPFAVESVPVKARDDVLTMVLLVKNALKDSFLTSKWMDNATRNIAILKLHTMRTIVAYPDMVINSLDDYYAYTPDSSSVFLDSRMRSWYVTMRIRKDRLWKPRTFDYDFRLTDVNAFYQPLTNTMIIPAGIINSPFYSAKYPISVNFGGLGHVIAHEIVHGFDDDSIREPKNGLSRDWWTMDARAQYEQRVRCLKRMYFPLGLNMHDRSAIMSEDIADSVGLAQAQKAYRSLRPKNAVVSRDAPLMSRFTQDQAFYVMSCFKWCSNRREAGRGYSIDELRCNVPLKNIPDFARAFSCRRNDPMNPAHKCKFW, encoded by the coding sequence ATGCCGTCGAGCCGGGTCCTGGTACGTCAGTCTCGCCGCCGCTACCGCTGCTCGTGGCCCCACTGCCTGTTGTGTCTATGCAGCATCTGCGTGCTCGTTACGATAATAGTGCTCGCCGCGCAGTCTATCTATGTGTATCCCTCGTGCGAGGATCCTTCGTGTTGGGATTTCACGACAAGCCTATACAGGTCACTCAACTACACCGCGAGTCCATGCGACAACTTCTACCACTTCGTCTGCGACGGCTGGAAGTCTAGCCATGGTCCCAATGAATTCGTCTTCTCCGAGCTCCAAGCCATGgtggcgcacgcagccgtcaacagtTTGTTGCGTGTGGGCCACGCGCCATCGTTGCGACAGACGGCTGTGCAGAAGGCAGCAGTCATGTTCAAGACCTGCGTCCAGGTGCTCATGAATCGCGTGGACAACACAGAGAGCCTCAAAAGTTTCCTGCGGTCGCTAGACCTGCTCGCACCACGGCCGGAGACATTGGACGTCCTGGACGTCATAGTGGGGCTGGCACTCGATTGGAACATACCTGTCTTCCTTCAAATGTCCGTCGAGCATGACACCGCCTTGGACGGCATGCAGACACTGTACTTTTCTAGGAGTCGTCACCTCATGGACTGGTTCCTTCGCAGAAGCCGCATGGATGGCTGGGCGTTGTACAACTACGTTGTTTCCTGCTCACAGTTAGTCGATTATCAGTTCAATCCAGAGGCGCTCATATTCTACGAGAACTACATCATGTCGTCACTCGGAACGCTGACCGAAACCGCTCACGTCACCCAAACAGTAAAACTCGCGGAGTTGGAGAATTACACCCCGGGCATCTTGTCCTCCGAGTGGCTAGATGTCATCAACAGGCACCTACCCGAAGCTGCTCTTCTGAAGGGTTCGGACACGATCCGCATAGCTGACGTCGGTTATTTCCGCGTTGTGAGCGAGACCATCCTGGACGACAGGCGCAGACGTAACGGACACCTCCTGCTTTACGTCGCATGGTTTGTGATTCAGTTTCTTGGACCATTCGCCTCCTTGTCGCTGGTCACGCCAAGCTTCGCCAGCCTCAAGGACGCCAGGAATTATATCTTCTTCCGATGCTTCGAGGAGCTCAACCATCTGATGCCGTACGCATTCGGGGCCCCATTTGCTGTGGAGAGCGTTCCCGTCAAGGCTCGCGACGACGTGCTCACCATGGTCCTGCTTGTCAAGAACGCGCTCAAGGATTCTTTCCTCACAAGCAAGTGGATGGACAACGCGACGCGGAACATCGCTATACTCAAGTTGCACACCATGCGAACCATCGTTGCCTACCCTGACATGGTTATCAACTCCCTCGATGACTACTATGCTTACACACCTGATTCAAGTTCAGTGTTTCTCGATTCGCGCATGCGCTCCTGGTACGTAACCATGCGCATCCGGAAGGACAGACTGTGGAAGCCACGCACGTTCGACTACGATTTCCGGTTGACCGACGTGAATGCCTTCTACCAGCCCCTAACAAACACCATGATCATACCAGCAGGCATCATCAACAGCCCATTTTACAGCGCCAAGTACCCTATCAGCGTCAATTTCGGTGGTCTGGGTCATGTGATTGCGCACGAGATTGTGCACGGCTTCGATGACGACAGCATTAGGGAACCCAAGAATGGCCTGTCGCGTGACTGGTGGACCATGGACGCCCGCGCACAGTACGAGCAGCGCGTGCGTTGCCTCAAGCGCATGTACTTCCCACTTGGGCTGAACATGCACGACCGCAGCGCCATCATGTCCGAAGACATCGCAGACTCCGTGGGTCTCGCGCAGGCGCAAAAGGCGTATCGCTCGCTGCGCCCCAAGAACGCCGTCGTCAGCCGTGATGCGCCGCTCATGAGCCGCTTCACCCAGGATCAGGCGTTCTACGTGATGAGCTGCTTCAAGTGGTGCTCGAACCGCAGGGAGGCCGGCCGCGGATACTCGATCGATGAACTGCGCTGCAACGTTCCCCTCAAGAACATCCCCGACTTTGCCAGGGCGTTCAGTTGCCGCCGAAATGACCCCATGAACCCAGCGCACAAGTGCAAGTTCTGGTGA